The genomic window CCGAGACCGCCGCCTGGGACCACGTCAACGAGGATCTGCGGCTGCGGCGCGCCGAGTTCGCGGAGCGCCAGGTCGAGCACCTCGACGGTCTCCTCAACCGGCTGCCGGCCCGGCTCGCCGACCCCACCGCCGTACGGCGCATCGCCGACTGGCTCTCCGTGGCCCTGGACGCCGAGGTCCTCGTTTCCTCGGCCCAGCGCGGTGTGCTCGCGGCCGCGCCGGACAGCGCGCCGGCCGGTCTGGCGCACGCCGTGATCACCGGGGCCCACGAGGCCGCGGCCGGCGCGTCGACGTCGGCTCGGCCGGACGGGGGCGCGCTCGCCCCCGGCGGCGCCATGCACACCCGGATCGTCTCGATATCCCCGGGGCCTCCCGGCAGCGAGGACGAGGCCCGCCTGGCCATCGCCTCCCACAACCCCTTCGACAGCGCGGGCACGGCCCTCATCCAGCACGCGGCGAAGCTCCTGGGGCTGTGCGACCAGGCCCGCCGGGAGCACCAGACCAAGGTGGAGACGCCACGGGCCGTACGGCATGCCGCGTTCCAGCTGCTCATGCGGGGAGAAACGGTTCTGGCGCAGGTGGTCTACACGGGCGCCGCGCAGGCCCTGCTGGACACGGACAGCGCCCGGGTCTACGTGGTCGACACAGGCCCGCAGGAGCGCGAGGCCACCCTGAGCTGGTGCGAGCGGGCCCTGGCGGACCAGGCCATCGTGTCCGCCTGCCCGGGCAAGCCGAAGCACATCCTCATCCTCGACCCCGTCCGCGAGAGCGACCGGGTCGAGTCGGTCCTCAAGGACATGATCGCGGCCCGCCAGGGCCATCTGATGGGCCAGAGCCGACTGCACCCGCTCGCCGAGACCGCGGTCGGCTACCTGGAGGCGCTGACGGCGGTGGGCGACGCGGCCGGGACCCCGCACCGCATCAGTCTGGGCGGCTCCAAGGCCAAGTTCGCCCCGCTGCTCCCCAGGCGGGAGGCCAGGGCCTGGGCCGCCGACCTCATGGCCCCGCTGCTCGATGCCTTCCCCGGCCGGGGCGACGAGCAGAAGCTGCTCCTCGAAACCCTCCCGACCGCACTGAGCTTCAAGCACACCGAAGCCGCCGGCGGCCTCGGCGTCCACCGGAACACGGTCACCCAGCGTCTGAACCGAGCGGGGAAGATCCTCTCCCTCGACCTCCGAGGCTCGGCCAACGACCGCATCCTGGTGCTGCTGGCCCTCGACATCCTCGCCTTGCCGCACACGCCCGCCGAAGCGCCCGACCACACCGAAGCGCCCGACCACAGAGAAGCGCCCGACCACACCGACGCACCCGACTTCGCCGAGCTGATGGCGGCCGGAGCCGCGGACGGCGGGCCCAAGGCCTGGGCGGAGGAGCGGCTGCGAGCCGTACGGGCCGACCAGCGGGATCTCGTCGAGACCCTCTGCGTCTGGCTGGAGAACAACCTCAGCACCAAGGAGACGGCCCGCGTCCGCGGCCTGTCCGAGGCCACCGTCCGCAACCACACCCGGGACGCGGCCACGCTTCTCGGCATGGACTTCTCCACGAGGATGGTCGGCATCACCGACACCGACGTGGTCACCGTGGCGGACATCGCCCTCGCCCTGCACGTCCTGCTGGGCCGCCCGGCCCTGCGCCAGCCGACCCGCCGCTGACGCCCGCCACGGACCGAGCCCGCGCACGTGCCCCAACACGTGCGCGAGCCGCTCGGGTGGTCCCGCGATCCAGCGGGTGGCACCACGGCTCGGCGAGCCGTCGCCCTCACGGGGCCGGTACGTTCACCCGCCACAGCACGAGTTGTGCGCCCTCGGCGCCGGAGCGCGGGTGGTGCACATGGTGCGCCGGGCGCAGCCACAGCTCGCCCGCCCGGTGCTCCGTGCCGTCCTCGTCGACGATGCTGCCCGCGACGATGTGGGCGGCCTCGGCGAAGTCCTCGTGCAGACATGCCTGGCTCCCCGAGTTCGGCGGCCACACGACGAGGTGGGCGGTGAAGACGCCGCCGTCTCCCGTGAAGAGGGGCACGAGCGTCAGCCGCGAGCGGTCCACCCCCTCCAGAGCGGCGCTGATGCTGGCGAACGAGACGCCCTCGACGTTCGTCTGGGTCAAGGAAGTTCCTCTGCTGGGGGTACCGGGTCGGAAGAGGCGACCCTGTCCCGCCCGTCGACGAAACGCCTGGCCCGCACCCCCGTGACGGGCCACGCGTTTCGTCCACGGACACACCGAACCGAGCAGTGGCCGACATCATCCGGACCGTCCGACGGGACCGCTCCGGCTGAAGTGCGCTCAGCGTAGGAAGACCGCCGGGGAGCAGGCCATTGCACACATGCACGGTCTGCGCGACGCGGCTTTGCGTTGTGCACAGTGAGACGCGTGTGACGCATGGGCAGTGCGTTTCGCGAAGACGACGCCTTGGGGAAATGCACTTGCACCTCACGTGACGTGAGGACCCAGCCTGGAACGCGTACCGAGAAAGGGAGCGGAAGCATGAGCCACACCGTGGGACAGGTCGCGGGCTTCGCCGGCATCACGGTGCGCACGCTGCACCACTACGACGAGATCGGCCTCCTCGTACCGAGCGAGCGCACCCACGCGGGCCACCGCCGCTACGGCGACGGCGATCTCGACCGGCTCCAGCAGATCCTGTTCTACCGGGAGCTCGGCTTCCCCCTCGACGAGGTCGCGACCCTGCTCGACGACCCGGAAGCGGATCCGCGGGCGCACCTGCGCCGCCAGCACGAACTGCTGACCGCCCGGATCGAGAAGCTGCAGAAGATGGCCGCGGCCGTGGAGCACGCCATGGAGGCACGCAGGATGGGCATCAACCTCACCCCCGAGGAACGGTTCGAGGTCTTCGGCGACAAGGACCCCGAGCAGTACGCCGAGGAGGCGGAGCAGCGCTGGGGAGGCACGGAGGCGTACGCCGAGTCGCAGCGCCGCGCCGCCTCGTACACCAAGGAGGACTGGAAGCGCCTGCAGGCCGAGGCGAACGACTGGAGCGAGCGTTACACGGCCCTGATGGCCGAGGGCGAGCCGTCGACCGGCGAGCGGGCCATGGACATGGCCGAGGAGCATCGACGGCACATCGGCACGTGGTACTACGAGTGCCCGTACGAGATGCACCAGTGCCTCGGCGAGATGTACGTCTCCGACGAGCGCTTCAAGGCGTTCTACGACGCCATGCGCCCCGGACTCGCCGAGCATCTGCGGGAGGCGATCACCGCGAACGCGGCCCGCCGACGCCCCTGACCACACAGCTTGGTCCCAGTGCGCCCACAGGGCACTCTGGAGGCACCGGTGGAACCCAGGGGGGTGACCGTGCGTTGATAGCTTTGGTCACCCCTATGGGTCCGCTTCTGTGGGTCCGCACCCACAGGCCTTCACTTACTCTCACCCCCAGGAGCCCGGAACCGTGACGACGATCGCCCTCGGACCGAGCTGGCTGGATCCGAATTACCTGCTCGACACGTTCGGCATCTGGGGCCTGCTCCTGATCGTGTTCGCCGAGTCCGGCCTCCTCATCGGCTTCTTCCTGCCGGGTGACTCGCTGCTCTTCACGGCGGGCATGCTGATCACCGCCAAGACGCTGGACTTCCCGCTCTGGCTGGCCATCGTCCTGATCTGCGTCTCCGCGATCCTGGGCGACCAGGCGGGCTACATGTTCGGCAAGAAGGTCGGCCCCTCCCTCTTCAAGCGGCCCGACTCCCGCTTGTTCAAGCAGGAGAACGTCACCAAGGCCCACGAGTTCTTCGAGAAGCACGGCCCGAAGTCCCTGATCCTGGCCCGCTTCGTGCCCATCGTGCGCACGTTCACGCCGATCATCGCCGGCGTCAGCGGCATGCGGTACCGCACGTTCCTCATCTTCAACGTCGTCGGCGGCATCCTCTGGGGCGCGGGCGTCACCCTCCTCGGCTCCTGGCTCGGTCAGATCGAGTTCGTCCACAAGAACATCGAGGCGATGCTGATCCTCATCGTCCTCATCTCGGTGCTCCCGATCATCTTCGAGCTCCTCAAGGCGAGGAAGGCGAAGAAGAACCAGCCCCCGCAGTCCCAGCAGCAGCCGCCGGCCGCCCCGGTCATGGACGACGCGACGACCCAGCTCCGCCGCATCCCCCCGACCCAGCCCGAGCGGCCTTACGAGCCGAACCAGGCCTACGACAACCAGGGTTATGACAACCAGGCCTACGACAACCAGGGCTACCAACAGCAGGGTTACCAGGACTACGGCTACCAGCAGCCCCAACAGCAGCCGTACGCCCAGCAGTACCCCCAGGGCAACCAGAACCCGAACCCCCAGAACCAGAACCAGCAGGGCTACCAGGGCCAGGACTACCCGCAGTACTGACCGCCAGGACTCAACACCCGCGCTCCCGTTTACTGGAGGCGCGGGTGCTCTTTTTGGGGCACGGGGTTGGCGTTCTCAGGGGGCTGACGCTCGTGCTTCAGGGGCGCGGGGAACTGCGCGATCAGCCACAACGAACCCGCAGCCGTCCAACGTCCCAGCGGCCGCCAACGTCCCAGCGGCCCCGAGCTGTCGGCGCTCAGAACCCCCGAGTCCGCTTCGCGGCCTTACGCCCGGCCCGCGCCGCCCCCGGCAGGAACAGCCGGAACAGCTCGGACCCGAGGTTCACCCCGATCGCGATGGCCATGGCCAGCGCCGCCGCCTTCGTCAGCGACACCAACCCCGCATCCACATCGTTCTGCGCGAACCCCAACAGCCCGAAATACGTGGCCGACCCCGGCAGCAACGGCCCGATCGCCGCGGTCGTATAGGGCAACGCCGAAGCGAACCGATACCGCGACAACAACTGCCCGAACAGCCCCACCACACCCGCCGCCACCGCCGTGGAGGCGACCGGCGAGATGTCGCCCACATCGTGCATGGCCCCGTACACCGCCCAGGCGACGCCCCCGTTGAGGGTCACCGCCAGCACGGTGGATCGTTCCTGCTGAAGCAGCACCGCGAAGGTCAACGACAGCAGCATCGACGCGCCGAGCTGCCACAGCGGCCGCTCCGCACTGCCGAGCGCCGCGTCGGGGTTGAGCTGGGCGCCCAGGTTCACACCGAAGTACAGGACGAGCAGCACGCCCACCACGATGCCCACGAAGAGGTACATGACCTCCAGCAACCGGGCCGACGCGGTGATGTAGTAGCCGGTCAGCCCGTCCTGCACGCCCGCCACCAACGCCCGCCCGGGCAGCAGCGCGAAGAGCCCACCGGTGATGACGGCGGACGCCGCCACGTCCACATGCGCCACCGTCAGCGCCACCCCGATCGCCGCGGGAGGCATCGCCGCCACCAGGAACTGGTAGAACTCCGGCAGCCCCCGCCCCGAACACACCCACGCCAGCCGGTCACCGAGCATCGCGCCCAACGCCGCCGCGACGAAGACGACGACCCCACCGCCGACCAGCGCGGACGCGGCACCCGCGAGCAGCCCGCTCGCCACCGTCAGCGCCCAGCCGGGATACGGGTGCCGGTTGCGCCGTATCTCCGCGAGCCGCCGGTACGCCTCCTCCAGCGAGATCGTGCTCTCCGGGTCGCTGAGGTCGTCCACCAACTGGAAGACGGCCGCGAGCCGCGTGTAGTCGGTGGCCCGGCGCCGTACGATCCGGGACGCCGTGACCGGGTCGTCCACGAGCGACGGCTGGTAGGTCACCGACAACTGGGTGAAGGTCACGGTCGGCTCGCAGCGGTCGAGGCCGTAGGAGCGGCAGACGGCGAACATCGCCGCCTCCACGTCCTCCGCGCCCTCACCGCCCGCCAGCAGCAGTTCGCCGATACGCAGCGTGAGGTCGAGCACACGCGGCACGGCGGGCCCCGTCTCGCCCTCCACGCGCGTCGGCGACTCCGGCGCGGGCCGCTCCGCCACCGGCATCCGCAGCATCGTGCGCATCCGGTCCTGCCAGGGAACGTCCTTGGTCAGACTGACGACCGGAATCCCGCTGGGCGGCGTGAACGCGACCGGCGCGTGCCGTGCGCTGTAGGTGCGCGGCACGCTGAACGCGGACCCCTCCTGCTCCGCGGAGACCGGCTCGGGCGGCGCCAGCCCCTCCGGCAGCGCGAACTCGGAGGTCGTCTGCGCCTCGGACTCCGGCCCGGCGGTCGGCACGTCCAGACCGGCCGGGATCGCGAACTCCGAGGTCACCGACGCATCGCCGTCGATCCCCAGAGTGAAGCCCACCGGCACGAAGGCGCTGCTCGCCTCGTCCGACACCGGTTTGCGGTCCTTCTCCGGTCCGAGGTCCTCGGGTTCCGTCACTCCCACTCCGCCGCGCTCCCTGAACGACACCTCCGGTACGCCTCAGTATGCGCACCGACACGCACTGATACGCGAACGGGCCACGCACCCCTCAAGGGGGCACGCGGCCCGTTCGTGACATCAGTCGGCAAGAGAGCCGGGGAGGTCAGTGACCGCCCGTCTCCTTGAAGCGCATGTACGACTTCTCGACCTCGGCCTCGGCCTCGGCACGGCCGACCCAGTCGGCGCCCTCGACGGACTTGCCGGGCTCCAGGTCCTTGTAGACCTCGAAGAAGTGCTGGATCTCCAGGCGGTCGAACTCCGACACGTGGTGGATGTCACGCAGGTGCTCCACGCGCGGGTCGGTCGCCGGGACGCACAGCAGCTTGTCGTCGCCGCCGGCCTCGTCCGTCATCCGGAACATACCGATCGCACGGCACTTGATGAGGCAGCCCGGGAAGGTCGGCTCGTCCAGGATGACCAGCGCGTCCAGCGGGTCGCCGTCCTCGCCGAGGGTGTTCTCGACGAAGCCGTAGTCGGTCGGGTAGGCGGTCGAAGTGAAGAGTCGACGGTCCAGGCGGATCCGACCGGTCTCGTGGTCCACCTCGTACTTGTTCCGCGAACCCTTCGGAATCTCGATCGTGACGTCGAACTCCACCGGTGGCTCCTCCATGATCAACACATAGTTCTGGTGGTTAAGTGTCCCTCACGCAGGTGTGTGATCGCGAAAGGGGCTGGTGGTCGTGCCTGAGCCGAAGGTCTGGCGGGCCGCGAGACCGCATGTGGTGCGGGTCGCGCGCGCCGTGAAACCGAGGATCGCGCGCGTCACGCACGCCGTGAAACCCGGTGCCGCGCGCGTCGCACAGGCGGTGAAACCCGGTGTCGTACGCGTCACGAGCGCCGTCACGGCGCGCTCTTCGCAGCTCACGAGGAACACGAAGAAGCTCACGAACCTCCAGCTCACCGCAGGCGCGGCCACCCTGGGGCTGGTGCTCTCGGCCGGGGCGGTGGCCGCCGCCGGACCCTGGGACTCCACCGGTCAGCGTACGGCCGAGCGTGACTGGGCGGCATCACGCGATCGCGAGGGTGGCGCAGATCACGGACGTAATTCCGGTACGTCGTCCGGTACGTCGGCGGGGGCGCCCAAGCCCGCGCCGAGCGCCCTCTCCGTACTCGCCGGCCTCGGCGGCGCCTCCGGCGAGGGCTCCGTGCCCGAGACCGGTGCCCTGGCCGCCGCCCTCGACCCGTCTTTGAACTCCGCCGTGCTGGGCCCCCGCCGCGCGGCCGCCGTCGTCGACGTCGAGACCGGCGAGCAGCTCTACGGCCAGAACGCCGACGACGCGCTGACCCCCGCCTCCACCACCAAGATCGCCACGGCCGCCGCGGCCCTCTCGGCGGCCGGCGCCGACCACCGCATCGAGACCCGTACGGTCCTGGAGCCCGACTCCGCCGAGGTCGTCCTCGTCGGCGGCGGCGACCCCACCCTCACCGCCCACAAGGACACTGGGGGAGGCTACGCGAGCCTGCGCACTCTCGCCGACGAGACGGCCGCCGCCCTCGACAAGCGTCACCTGAACGAGATCACCCTCACGTACGACGCCTCCCTCTACGAGGGCCCCGTGACGCACTCCATCGGCGAGAACGACAACCTCGCCCCCGTCACCGCTCTCATGGTCGACGAGGCCCGCCTCGACGACTCGTCCAGCGGCACGGCGAAACGCAGCGAGGTCCCGGCGGCGGACGCGACCGCGCGATTCGCGGACCTGTTGCAGGAGCGGGGCATCAAGACGAAGACCGAGGGCTCCGCCGAGGCCACGAAGAACGCCGAGGAACTCGCGGCCGTCTCCTCCCCGCCCCTCTCCACCCTGGTCGAGCGCATGCTCACCAACAGTGACAACGACATCGCCGAGGCCCTGGCCCGCCAGGTCGCGCTGGCGACGGGCGAGCAGGCGAGCTTCGACGGCGGCGCGGCGGCCATCAAGAAGGAACTGAAGAAACTCGAACTCCCCCTCGAAGGCGTCGAGTTCGCCGACGGCAGCGGCCTCAGCCGAGGCAACGAACTGACACCCGCCCTCCTCACCACCCTCCTGGCCAAGTCCGCCGCCCCCGCCCACCCCGAACTCCGCTCCGTCCTCACCGGCCTCCCGGTGGCCGGCTTCACCGGCACCCTCATGAGCCGCTACACGACCGAAGCACCCGGCACCGGCGTGGTACGCGCCAAGACCGGCACCCTGACTGGCGTAAACACCCTCGCCGGCACGGTCGTGGACGCCGACGGCCGCCTCCTGTCCTTCGCCTTCCTGGCCACGGAGACCACGAACCGAGACGCGGCCCAGAACGCCTTGGACGGTGCGGCATCCGCCCTGGCAACGTGCGGCTGCCGCTGACCCCCGGGGGAAAGCCGGGGCGCAGCCCCGTGCTTTCAGGGGCGCGGGGAACTGCGCGAGCAACCACAACGCACCCGCACTCGAAGCGCGACCGGTACCACCTCCCACCTTCCTGGCCTGCCCCAAGCGGCAGCGCTCACGTACGGTTGACAACATGACTCGTATCGGTGGTGCCGAGATGGTCGACTGGAATCTCGCGGTGGCGACCGCGACCCGGCTCGTGCGGCCGGGCCCCGAGGTGAGCCGCGACGAGGCCAGGGCCATCGTCGCCGAGCTCCGCCGACATGCGAAGGCGTCGGAGGAGCACGTCCGCGCCTTCACACGGATGCTGCCCGACACGGGCGACGACACCCCCATCCTCGTGGTGGACCGCCCGGGCTGGGTCCGGGCGAACGTCGCCGGCTTCCGGGAGCTGCTGAAGCCGCTGCTGGACAAGATGCAGGAACGTCGTGGCAACACGCCGGGCGGGGCCGTACTGGGCGCGGTCGGCGGCAAGGTCACCGGTGTGGAGCTGGGCATGCTCCTGTCGTTCCTCGCCTCCCGGGTCCTCGGCCAGTACGAGACGTTCGCCCCGGCGACCCGCGAGCTCCCGGCGGGGGAGAACGGCGGCGGCCGGTTGCTGCTCGTCGCGCCGAACATCGTGCACGTGGAGCGCGAACTCGACGTACAGCCCCACGACTTCCGTCTCTGGGTCTGCCTGCACGAGGAGACGCACCGGACGCAGTTCACGGCGGTCCCCTGGCTGCGGGACCACCTGGAGGGTGAAATCCAGTCGTTCCTGGGGGAGACCGAGGTCGACCCCACGACCTTCCTGGAGCGCATCAGGGAGGCCGCCCAGTCACTCGCGGGTGGTCGGCCCGAGGGAGAGGTCGGCGACGACGGTCACTCGATCGTGGAGTTGGTCCAGACCCCCGCCCAACGCGAGATCCTCAGCCGGCTGACCGCCGTCATGTCCCTCCTGGAGGGCCACGCCGACTACGTGATGGACGGCGTCGGTCCGGCGGTCGTGCCCTCGGTCGCCGAGATCCGCGAGAAATTCCAGCAACGACGCGCGAAGGGGGCCTCCCGTCTGGACCAGGCCCTGCGCAAGCTGCTGGGCCTGGACGCCAAACTCAGGCAGTACAAGGACGGCGAGCGGTTCGTACGGGCGGTCGTCGAACAGGTCGGCATGGACGGTTTCAACCGGGTGTGGACCTCCCCGAACACCCTGCCGACCAAGGCGGAGATCGCCAAGCCGACGGACTGGGTCGCGCGGGTGCATCGCAAGGCGGAGTCGTGAGCCGTGCGTGAGCGTGGTGAACGAATCCGGCCGACGGCAGGCAAACGCCCCTTCAATCACCCGTCCGAGGGACCGTGAGCGAGGGGTAGGCGTGCGATGCTCGGGGAACGGCCCGGTTCTGTCACCATCTACACACTCTGAGTGACCGAACTCGGGCTCACCCCCCGACAATTTCATGAAGGGAACCGGACATGGGTCCCCACCCCGCGGTCGCGGCGATACGCCTGGCGGTCCGCCGCGTACTCCACGACCTCCTCACCGAACACGACACGAACACCACCCTTCACGCGCCCGCCCGCGCGACCCCCGGCGCGCCGTCCGGCACGGGCGCACAACCGGCGCCCGCCCCCTCCACGGCAGTACCCCCCGTGGCCATGCCCGCCGGGACCACGATCAGCGCGTCCGCGCGCGCGGGGTCCACCACTCACGAGCAGCCGCTCGTGCTGGTGGCGTGCTCCGGCGGCGCCGACTCCATGGCGCTCGCCTCCGCCCTCGCCTTCGAGGCGCCCAAGCTCGGCATCAGGGCCGGCGGCATCACCGTCGACCACGGACTGCAGCCGGGCTCCGACCTGCGCGCCGAGGAAGTCGTGCTGCGCCTGAGGGAACTCGGCCTCGACCCGGCCGAGTCCGTCGCCGTGACCGTCGGCCGTGACGGCGGCCCCGAGGCCGCCGCCCGCGACGCCCGCTACACCGCCCTGGACGCCGCCCTGGAGCGCCACGGTGCCACCGCCGTCCTGCTCGGCCACACCCGCGACGACCAAGCCGAAACCGTCCTGCTCGGTCTCGCCCGCGGCTCCGGCATCCGCTCCCTGTCCGGTATGGCCGCGGTCTCGGGGGCCGACGGCCGCTACCGCCGGCCCTTCCTCGGGCTCGACCGCCAGACCGCCCGCAAGGCCTGCATGGCCCAGTCCCTCCCCGTCTGGGACGATCCTCACAACACCGACCCGGCCTACACGCGCTCCAGGCTCCGGCACGAGGGCCTGCCCGCCCTGGAGAAGGCGCTCGGCAAGGGCGTCGTCGGGGCCCTCGCCCGCACGGCCCAGCTCTCCCGGGACGACGCCGACGCCCTCGACACCTGGGCCCGCCAGGCCGAGGCCTCCGTCCGTGACGCCGCGGGCCTGCTGGAGTGCGCGAAGCTCTACGCCCTGCCGCCCGCCGTACGCCGCCGCATCCTGCGCCGCGCCGCCATCGAGGCCGGCGCACCGGCCGGTTCCCTCTTCGCCCGGCACATCGAGGAGGTCGACCGTCTGATCACCGGCTGGCGCGGCCAGGGGGCCATCAATCTCCCCGGCCGGGTCGTCGCCCAGCGCCAGGGTGGCAGACTGGTGATTCGACAAGGCTGAAACCGGACGCCGACGGGGCCCCTCACACGGGCCCCCGGCCCCCTCGCGGGACCGGCGTCCGGGAGCGGCCCTGGGACGACCGACCGAAAGTGATGCGGGTGGACGCGAAAGACATGGGTGCCGACCTCAAAGAGGTACTCATCACCAAGGAAGAGATCGACGCGAAGCTGGTCGAGCTGGCCGCGAAGATCGACGCGGAGTACGCGGGCAAGGATCTGCTCATCGTCGGAGTCCTCAAGGGCGCGGTGATGGTCATGGCGGACCTCGCACGGGCGCTGTCCACCCCGGTCACCATGGACTGGATGGCCGTTTCCTCCTACGGCGCGGGCACTCAGTCCTCCGGCGTGGTGCGGATTCTCAAGGACCTCGACACCGACATCAAGGGCAAGCACGTCCTGATCGTCGAGGACATCATCGACTCGGGCCTCACCCTGTCCTGGCTGATCTCCAACCTCGGCTCCCGCGAGCCCGAGTCCCTGAAGATCTGCACCCTGCTGCGCAAGCCCGACGCCGCCAAGGTCTCCATCGACGTGGAGTGGGTCGGCTTCGACATCCCCAACGAGTTCGTCGTGGGCTACGGCCTCGACTACGCCGAGAAGTACCGCAACCTCCCGTTCGTCGGTACTCTCGCGCCCCACGTCTACGGCGGCTGAACCACCTTCGTAAGACGCTCGGGAACCCCAGCGGGTTTCGCGCCGTTGGAGGATGCGAGGACGGTATTGCCATCGGTCCCCTGCGGCTTCGGGTGACAAAGCTGGGGTACCGTCCGAAGAACAGTCTTTTATCAAACTCACTATGGCAGGAGGGACGGGGCGACACCGCTCCGTATGGATGGACGTGAAGCGATACTTCCGTGGGCCAGTCATGTGGATCGTGCTGGCCGTCCTTGCCGTGGTCGTGTTGATGCAGGTCGTCGGCTCGTCCGGCGGCTACAAGACGGTGGACACGGGCCAGGTCGTCCAGGCGATCAATGACAACAAGGTCCAAGAGGCCAAGTTGACCACCGGCGAAGAGCAGATCCTCAAGGTTCAGCTCAAGGACGGGCAGAAGATCGAGGGCAGCTCGAAGATTCAGGCGAGCTACATCGGCGACCAGGGTGTGACCCTCGCCAACACCCTGCAGGACAAGTTCCAGAACAAGCAGATCCCCGACGGCTACACGGTCTCGCCGACCAAGCAGAACGCTTTCGTCGGCATCCTGCTGTCTCTGCTCCCCTTCGTCCTCATCGTGGTCGTCTTCCTGTTCCTGATGAACCAGATGCAGGGCGGCGGCTCCCGGGTCATGAACTTCGGGAAGTCCAAGGCCAAGCTCATCACCAAGGACACCCCGAAGACGACGTTCTCGGACGTCGCGGGCGCGGACGAGGCCGTCGAGGAGCTCCACGAGATCAAGGAGTTCCTGCAGGAGCCGGCCAAGTTCCAGGCCGTCGGCGCC from Streptomyces sp. DSM 40750 includes these protein-coding regions:
- the tilS gene encoding tRNA lysidine(34) synthetase TilS, translating into MGPHPAVAAIRLAVRRVLHDLLTEHDTNTTLHAPARATPGAPSGTGAQPAPAPSTAVPPVAMPAGTTISASARAGSTTHEQPLVLVACSGGADSMALASALAFEAPKLGIRAGGITVDHGLQPGSDLRAEEVVLRLRELGLDPAESVAVTVGRDGGPEAAARDARYTALDAALERHGATAVLLGHTRDDQAETVLLGLARGSGIRSLSGMAAVSGADGRYRRPFLGLDRQTARKACMAQSLPVWDDPHNTDPAYTRSRLRHEGLPALEKALGKGVVGALARTAQLSRDDADALDTWARQAEASVRDAAGLLECAKLYALPPAVRRRILRRAAIEAGAPAGSLFARHIEEVDRLITGWRGQGAINLPGRVVAQRQGGRLVIRQG
- the hpt gene encoding hypoxanthine phosphoribosyltransferase; amino-acid sequence: MRVDAKDMGADLKEVLITKEEIDAKLVELAAKIDAEYAGKDLLIVGVLKGAVMVMADLARALSTPVTMDWMAVSSYGAGTQSSGVVRILKDLDTDIKGKHVLIVEDIIDSGLTLSWLISNLGSREPESLKICTLLRKPDAAKVSIDVEWVGFDIPNEFVVGYGLDYAEKYRNLPFVGTLAPHVYGG